A genomic segment from Barrientosiimonas humi encodes:
- a CDS encoding ferritin, producing MKLAPSLETAFNAQITLEFEASMVYRQLAIEMEIRDLPGMAAWLRHQADEEIVHANKFINHLADRDNHPAIGQINAPSVEATTPLQVFEAAYAHEQKVSQAIRDLYLAAEKESDLDSRPLLNWFLEEQVEEEATVSEIVAHLELIKDDGPGLLRLDEELGNRPTSTTETGEA from the coding sequence ATGAAGCTCGCACCCTCTCTCGAAACGGCATTCAACGCGCAGATCACCCTCGAGTTCGAGGCGTCGATGGTCTATCGGCAGCTGGCGATCGAGATGGAGATCCGCGACCTCCCCGGCATGGCCGCGTGGCTGCGCCACCAGGCCGACGAGGAGATCGTCCACGCCAACAAGTTCATCAACCACCTGGCCGACCGCGACAACCACCCGGCCATCGGCCAGATCAACGCGCCGTCGGTCGAGGCGACCACGCCCCTGCAGGTGTTCGAGGCGGCGTACGCCCACGAGCAGAAGGTCTCCCAGGCCATCCGCGACCTCTACCTCGCGGCCGAGAAGGAGAGCGACCTCGACTCGCGCCCGCTGCTCAACTGGTTCCTGGAGGAGCAGGTCGAGGAGGAGGCCACGGTCAGCGAGATCGTCGCCCACCTCGAGCTGATCAAGGACGACGGCCCCGGCCTGCTGCGCCTCGACGAGGAGCTCGGCAACCGCCCGACCAGCACCACCGAGACCGGCGAAGCGTGA
- a CDS encoding transglutaminase-like domain-containing protein, protein MSTRRLQLGCTFRYSATNPTAAIFQVKAAGSPRITVSEESFAWDGEAPLHHYADLFDNPCTRTTLPTGVSTLTYSAVAQVPDELDEIDENAEEVPPALLPDDVLVYTLASRFCQPDILGQQAWRRFGGMKPGWGRVQAVVDFVHQHLAYTTGSTNATATSVDTFATGLGVCRDFAHLSITMLRALNIPARYVHGYLPVLDGAPQPPVMDFHAWTQVWLDGRWWDVDARWNRRFKGRTVIGQGRDAADVAMVTTYGAPWLQLMTVTCHELPDDAGQAN, encoded by the coding sequence ATGTCCACCCGCCGGCTGCAGCTGGGCTGCACCTTCCGCTACTCCGCGACCAACCCCACCGCCGCGATCTTCCAGGTGAAGGCGGCCGGCTCCCCGCGCATCACGGTGAGCGAGGAGTCGTTCGCGTGGGACGGCGAGGCCCCGCTGCACCACTACGCCGACCTGTTCGACAACCCGTGCACCCGCACGACGCTGCCGACGGGAGTGTCGACGCTGACGTACTCCGCGGTGGCGCAGGTGCCCGACGAGCTGGACGAGATCGACGAGAACGCCGAGGAGGTCCCGCCGGCGCTGCTGCCCGACGACGTGCTCGTCTACACCCTCGCCAGCCGCTTCTGCCAGCCCGACATCCTGGGCCAGCAGGCCTGGCGCCGGTTCGGCGGGATGAAGCCCGGCTGGGGCCGGGTGCAGGCGGTGGTCGACTTCGTGCACCAGCACCTGGCGTACACCACCGGCTCGACCAACGCGACGGCCACCTCGGTCGACACCTTCGCGACCGGGCTCGGCGTCTGCCGCGACTTCGCGCACCTGTCGATCACGATGCTGCGCGCGCTCAACATCCCGGCGCGCTACGTGCACGGCTACCTGCCCGTGCTCGACGGCGCCCCGCAGCCGCCGGTCATGGACTTCCACGCCTGGACCCAGGTGTGGCTCGACGGGCGCTGGTGGGACGTCGACGCCCGGTGGAACCGCCGGTTCAAGGGCCGCACGGTCATCGGGCAGGGTCGCGACGCGGCCGACGTGGCGATGGTGACGACGTACGGCGCTCCCTGGCTGCAGCTGATGACGGTCACCTGCCACGAGCTCCCGGACGACGCCGGCCAGGCAAACTGA
- a CDS encoding phosphoribosyltransferase, translating to MSTDVAREVLTWDAFGQASRDLAQEVVDDGFRPDLILGIARGGLLPAGTISYALGIKNLHVINVEFYTGVNERLEMPVMLPPVPQAVDLSAKSVLIVDDVADTGGTLQLVRDFCTEHVADARCAVIFEKDRSAVKCEYVWKRTNDWIDFPWSDKPVITATS from the coding sequence GTGAGCACCGACGTCGCCCGGGAGGTCCTCACCTGGGACGCCTTCGGGCAGGCCTCGCGCGACCTGGCGCAGGAGGTCGTCGACGACGGCTTCCGCCCCGACCTGATCCTCGGGATCGCGCGCGGCGGCCTCCTCCCGGCCGGCACGATCAGCTACGCGCTCGGCATCAAGAACCTGCACGTCATCAACGTCGAGTTCTACACCGGCGTCAACGAGCGGCTCGAGATGCCGGTCATGCTGCCGCCGGTGCCGCAGGCGGTCGACCTGTCGGCCAAGTCGGTGCTCATCGTCGACGACGTCGCCGACACCGGCGGCACCCTGCAGCTGGTGCGCGACTTCTGCACCGAGCACGTCGCCGACGCGCGCTGCGCGGTGATCTTCGAGAAGGACCGCTCGGCCGTGAAGTGCGAGTACGTCTGGAAGCGCACCAACGACTGGATCGACTTCCCCTGGTCGGACAAGCCGGTGATCACGGCCACCTCCTAG
- the lysX gene encoding bifunctional lysylphosphatidylglycerol synthetase/lysine--tRNA ligase LysX: MTWRERVARTLGNAFALVALWSLVSWPWRHSATVEAVNDALGVLGLPAEPSLFVIAMLLVLAGAVRRRLRAAYVVVVVLVSLSLGFQVLVAADSWSGGTAPDTAGTGRFAGLWWGLRERPLFNVGCAAVTLAVLLLVAAAFRQFPARLAHGSRRTALVVLVAGLLASFGLTLALTVLMPGSLDGLLEEARWALRATFGQSTSPVDPTFDGRMGHQWIFGLAGLASAAALVLATLVLLRGNRASTHQSADEELAVRRLLLEHGEHDSLGYFATRRDKSVLFSRDGRAALTYRVEGTVCVASADPVGARSGWPEVIGDWLERCRTHGWHAAVLSCSEEGARAYVAAGLRPFALGDEAIVELDSFSLSGRDMRPVRQAVTRVARAGYTARVRRHSELDPAELAELERLADAWRGEETERGFSMALNRVGDPADGRCVVVTAHDPQGQVRGFLSFVPWGTRGLSLDLMRRDRTAPNGLNEFLVSRLAEQGPGLGVRRVSLNFAVFRNVFAGADQVGAGPVTRLTDAALSFASRFYQLETLYRSNDKYRPQWVPRLLCYDPALTVARAGIAMGVAEGFLPVVGPRFLTGPRVDDHQPPRPEAGFVERVRAQEEELLHVAAPAPRVGEQQRVRRAKADALEGKGLPAYPPSVERDRSLADVRAACGGLAPGARTGRTVSVTGRVRAWRDLGGVTFAVLEEEGALLQVLTSRDETPAPARETWVSGVDLGDLVSVTGEVGASRTGELSVVLHRWAMAAKCLHPVPPLRARLSDDVRVRNRSLDLITNPDAVDLLRRRSAAVRALREIFAERGFLEVETPMLQAVHGGAAARPFTTHINAYDTELFLRIAPELYLKRLAVGGMPRIFELNRNFRNEGADATHNPEFTSLEAYAAYGDYTTMRELMRSATIAAATAVNGRPVAMRPGAGGQLVEVDLTGEWPVVPLHEAVSRATGARLTSSTPLRDVAEVCREHGVDVPPGTSAGRLVMELYEALVEKQTTYPTFYTDFPVEVSPLARRHREDPRLTEQWDLVAWGAELGTAYTELTDPIDQRQRLTEQSMAAAAGDLEAMQLDEAFLAALELGMPPTGGLGFGVDRLVMLLAGVSIRPTLAFPFVRPQP, from the coding sequence ATGACCTGGCGGGAGCGTGTGGCGCGCACGCTGGGCAACGCGTTCGCCCTGGTCGCGCTCTGGTCGCTGGTGTCGTGGCCCTGGCGGCACAGCGCGACCGTCGAGGCCGTCAACGACGCGCTGGGAGTCCTCGGGCTCCCGGCAGAGCCCAGCCTGTTCGTCATCGCCATGCTGCTCGTGCTCGCCGGCGCCGTCCGACGGAGGCTGCGCGCGGCGTACGTCGTGGTGGTCGTCCTGGTGTCGCTCAGCCTGGGTTTCCAGGTGCTGGTGGCCGCCGACTCCTGGTCGGGAGGCACCGCGCCCGACACGGCCGGGACCGGCCGGTTCGCTGGGCTGTGGTGGGGGCTGCGGGAGCGACCGCTGTTCAACGTCGGGTGCGCCGCGGTCACCCTGGCCGTGCTCCTGCTCGTGGCAGCAGCGTTCCGCCAGTTCCCGGCCCGCCTGGCTCACGGATCGCGCCGCACCGCCCTGGTCGTGCTGGTCGCCGGTCTGCTCGCCTCGTTCGGGCTCACCCTGGCGCTCACCGTGCTCATGCCAGGTTCGCTCGACGGACTCCTGGAGGAGGCGCGGTGGGCGCTGCGCGCGACGTTCGGGCAGTCCACGTCCCCGGTCGACCCCACGTTCGACGGACGCATGGGCCATCAGTGGATCTTCGGGCTGGCCGGGCTGGCCTCGGCGGCGGCGCTCGTGCTGGCAACGCTCGTGCTGCTGCGGGGCAACCGTGCCAGCACTCATCAGAGCGCCGACGAGGAGCTGGCCGTGCGGCGGCTGCTGCTGGAGCACGGGGAGCACGACTCGCTGGGCTACTTCGCGACCCGCCGAGACAAGAGCGTGCTGTTCTCCCGCGACGGCCGGGCCGCGCTGACCTACCGGGTCGAGGGGACCGTCTGCGTGGCGAGCGCGGACCCCGTGGGCGCGCGCAGCGGCTGGCCAGAGGTGATCGGCGACTGGCTGGAGCGGTGCCGCACGCACGGCTGGCACGCCGCGGTGCTGTCGTGCAGCGAGGAGGGTGCGCGGGCGTACGTCGCGGCGGGGCTGCGCCCCTTCGCGCTGGGTGACGAGGCGATCGTCGAGCTGGACTCCTTCTCGCTGAGCGGCCGCGACATGCGGCCGGTGCGCCAGGCGGTGACCCGGGTGGCCCGAGCCGGCTACACCGCCCGGGTGCGGCGGCACAGCGAGCTCGACCCGGCCGAGCTCGCCGAGCTCGAGCGCCTCGCCGACGCCTGGCGCGGCGAGGAGACCGAGCGCGGCTTCTCGATGGCGCTCAACCGGGTCGGCGACCCGGCCGACGGGCGGTGCGTCGTCGTCACGGCGCACGACCCGCAGGGGCAGGTGCGCGGCTTCCTCAGCTTCGTGCCGTGGGGCACGCGCGGGCTGTCGCTGGACCTGATGCGCCGCGACCGGACGGCGCCGAACGGCCTGAACGAGTTCCTCGTCTCGCGGCTCGCCGAGCAGGGGCCGGGCCTGGGCGTGCGGCGGGTCTCGCTCAACTTCGCGGTCTTCCGCAACGTGTTCGCCGGCGCCGACCAGGTGGGCGCCGGGCCGGTCACCCGGCTCACCGACGCCGCCCTGTCGTTCGCCTCGCGGTTCTACCAGCTCGAGACGCTCTACCGGTCCAACGACAAGTACCGCCCGCAGTGGGTGCCGCGGCTGCTGTGCTACGACCCGGCGCTCACCGTGGCCCGGGCCGGCATCGCCATGGGCGTGGCCGAAGGCTTCCTGCCTGTGGTCGGTCCCCGGTTCCTCACCGGCCCGCGCGTCGACGACCACCAGCCGCCGCGGCCCGAGGCCGGCTTCGTCGAGCGGGTCCGCGCCCAGGAGGAGGAGCTGCTGCACGTCGCGGCGCCGGCCCCTCGCGTGGGCGAGCAGCAGCGGGTGCGCCGCGCCAAGGCCGACGCCCTCGAGGGGAAGGGGCTGCCGGCGTACCCACCGTCGGTCGAGCGGGACCGCTCGCTCGCCGACGTGCGCGCGGCCTGCGGCGGGCTGGCGCCCGGCGCCCGGACCGGGCGCACCGTGTCGGTGACCGGGCGGGTGCGGGCGTGGCGCGACCTCGGCGGCGTGACGTTCGCCGTGCTGGAGGAGGAGGGCGCGCTGCTGCAGGTGCTGACCAGCCGCGACGAGACCCCGGCGCCCGCGCGCGAGACGTGGGTGAGCGGGGTCGATCTCGGCGACCTGGTGAGCGTCACCGGCGAGGTCGGGGCCTCGCGCACCGGGGAGCTGTCGGTCGTGCTGCACCGATGGGCGATGGCCGCGAAGTGCCTGCACCCGGTGCCGCCGCTGCGCGCCCGGCTCAGTGACGACGTGCGCGTCCGCAACCGGTCGTTGGACCTGATCACCAACCCCGACGCCGTGGACCTGCTGCGCCGACGCTCGGCCGCCGTGCGCGCGCTGCGCGAGATCTTCGCCGAGCGCGGCTTCCTCGAGGTCGAGACGCCGATGCTGCAGGCCGTCCACGGCGGCGCCGCGGCACGACCGTTCACGACGCACATCAACGCCTACGACACCGAGCTGTTCCTGCGCATCGCGCCCGAGCTCTATCTCAAGCGGCTGGCCGTCGGCGGGATGCCGCGGATCTTCGAGCTCAACCGGAACTTCCGCAACGAGGGCGCCGACGCGACGCACAACCCGGAGTTCACCTCGCTGGAGGCGTACGCCGCCTACGGCGACTACACGACGATGCGGGAGCTGATGCGCTCCGCCACGATCGCTGCGGCGACCGCGGTCAACGGCCGCCCGGTCGCGATGCGACCCGGTGCCGGTGGCCAGCTCGTCGAGGTGGACCTGACGGGGGAGTGGCCGGTGGTGCCGCTGCACGAGGCCGTCTCGCGAGCCACGGGCGCGCGGCTCACCTCGAGCACGCCGCTGCGAGACGTCGCCGAGGTCTGCCGGGAGCACGGGGTCGACGTGCCGCCCGGCACCAGCGCGGGCCGCCTCGTGATGGAGCTGTACGAGGCGCTGGTCGAGAAGCAGACGACCTACCCGACCTTCTACACCGACTTCCCGGTCGAGGTCTCGCCCCTGGCGCGGCGGCACCGGGAGGACCCGCGACTGACCGAGCAGTGGGACCTGGTGGCCTGGGGCGCCGAGCTGGGGACGGCGTACACCGAGCTCACCGACCCGATCGACCAGCGGCAGCGGCTCACCGAGCAGTCGATGGCCGCGGCCGCCGGCGACCTGGAGGCGATGCAGCTCGACGAGGCGTTCCTCGCCGCGCTCGAGCTCGGGATGCCGCCGACCGGCGGCCTCGGGTTCGGCGTCGACCGGTTGGTGATGCTGCTCGCCGGGGTGTCGATCCGCCCCACGCTCGCCTTCCCGTTCGTCCGCCCCCAGCCCTGA